Proteins co-encoded in one Rhopalosiphum maidis isolate BTI-1 chromosome 2, ASM367621v3, whole genome shotgun sequence genomic window:
- the LOC113551249 gene encoding 40S ribosomal protein S15 — protein MAENTAEVEHKAKRPFRKFTYRGVDLDQLLDIQGEQLIELLHSRARRRFSRGGLKRKESALVKKLRRAKKEAPPMEKPEAVKTHLRNMIIVPEMVGSIIGVYNGKVFNQIEIKPEMIGHYLGEFSVTYKPVKHGRPGIGATHSSRFIPLK, from the exons ATGGCTGAAAACACC GCAGAAGTTGAGCACAAGGCTAAAAGGCCTTTCCGTAAATTCACATATCGTGGCGTTGACTTGGACCAGCTTTTGGACATCCAagg AGAACAGTTGATCGAGCTGTTGCACTCACGTGCTCGCAGGCGTTTTTCACGTGGTGGTCTTAAGCGCAAAGAGTCAGCATTGGTGAAGAAATTGCGTCGAGCAAAGAAAGAAGCTCCCCCTATGGAAAAACCTGAAGCTGTGAAAACTCATCTCCGCAACATGATCATTGTTCCTGAAATGGTTGGCAGTATTATTGGTGTCTACAATGGAAAAGTTTTCAATCAAATTGAAATCAAG ccTGAAATGATTGGTCATTATTTGGGTGAATTCAGTGTAACATACAAACCAGTTAAGCACGGAAGGCCTGGTATTGGTGCCACTCACAGCTCTAGGTTTATtccattgaaataa
- the LOC113552365 gene encoding uncharacterized protein LOC113552365, producing MYARSKTPSMGTPSVYSIHASHLTIRSSNLRSTRSMKSLRVPWYQRPILKDAYFLDTQRGALVIAFYSLFLSIFTLVTSAFDTYCLAMAVPGSTHYGYYVMSYQFVYVGSSWVRNLLVLFSLFSFIVAAIIFVTSLILISALRKEHEKRIVPWLFSFAAFTIFRFIAWLFSSIANDPIFGYNFTMILLGALFNVINVYGWILVYSLYLELFDLTKLEDLAHLRIGTMASLNASTTHSLAGSRPTTPHSTVSTVPV from the exons ATGTACGCCCGAAGTAAAACTCCCAGTATGGGAACGCCGTCCGTGTACTCGATACACGCTAGTCATTTGACTATCCGATCTTCTAATCTGCGGTCGACACGTTCCATGAAGTCTTTGCGTGTGCCGTGGTACCAACGTCCTATATTGAAAGACGCTTACTTCCTTGATACGCAGAGAGGTGCACTCGTCATTGCCTTCTATTCACTG TTTCTAAGCATTTTTACGTTGGTAACGTCTGCGTTTGATACATATTGTCTGGCTATGGCTGTTCCTGGATCTACACATTATGGTTACTATGTCATGAGCTATCAATTTGTATATGTTGGAAGCTCTTggg TCAGAAATTTATTGGTCTTATTCTCGTTGTTTTCATTTATCGTGGcagctattatttttgtaacaagTTTGATTCTGATATCTGCATTACGCAAg gaGCACGAGAAACGGATTGTGCCTTGGTTATTTTCGTTTGCTGCATTTACAATATTTCGATTTATTGCCTGGTTGTTTTCTTCAATAGCCAATGACCCTATTTttggatataattttactatgattTTGCTGGGTGCATTGTTCAATGTCATCAATGTTTACGGTTGGATACTTGTGTACTCTTTGTACTTGGAACTGTTTGATTTGACTAAGCTTGAAGATTTAGCACATTTGAga attggaACTATGGCCTCGCTGAATGCATCTACAACCCATTCTTTAGCTGGATCTCGTCCGACTACACCTCACAGTACAGTTTCCACCGTTCCAGtataa
- the LOC113551248 gene encoding CXXC motif containing zinc binding protein isoform X1, with translation MVKIALQIKANLENVTELTPDGEDFRWYLKFRCTNCGEESDKWIYLSQDVTVPMKGSRGQANLVTKCKMCSRDSSLDILPDSISKYTIEDSNKFKSIVTFDCRGISIIDFSPRNGFKCIGIETNTKFEDINLEEKEWVDYDERQNQPVGIYDVQHQFVTTK, from the exons ATGGTT aaaattgcattacaaattaaagcaaatttagaaaatgtaacCGAACTTACACCCGATGGCGAAGACTTTCGATGGTATTTAAAA TTTCGATGTACAAATTGTGGTGAAGAATCGGACAAATGGATATACTTATCTCAAGAT GTAACAGTTCCAATGAAAGGGAGTAGAGGTCAAGCAAATTTAGTCACCAAATGCAAAATGTGTTCAAGAGACAGTTCATTAG atattttaccaGACTCTATTTCAAAGTATACAATAGaagattcaaataaatttaaaagtatcgtCACATTTGATTGTCGTGGTATATCAATTATTGACTTTTCGCCTAGAAATGGGTTTAAGTGTATTGGAATTGAAACCAATACTAAATTTGaagatattaatttagaagAAAAAGAATGGGTTGATTATGACGAAAGACAGAATCAGCCTGTTGGGATTTATGATGTCCAACATCAATTTGTAACcactaaataa
- the LOC113551247 gene encoding metaxin-1 — translation MFKPHLLEVESWKGDWGLPSIDYKCLEVLAFARFTNAPIIVYNSNNPFKSITGHLPVVSYNKRLLMNRNSLIDCLDKQNLTPDFGLTSLQLAEEHAAISMIDAQLEPALLFAWWMDESNCLNFTKPWYRNALKFPFNWYYPNAYEREAKHKIYTLYNHLDSDNDIMTEIYTEAIKCMNGLESRLGNNFYFFGSHPTLLDAVAYSYLGPLLKAPLTDNKLQTHLKTCKNLCIWIDRITREYFKIDWQAHKCNEKKKLEESKQQMNVIPWYKKDEAKNVLIGIITLVTMVVYSFKIGLISVSDTSDEEDED, via the exons atgtttaaacctCACTTGTTGGAAGTAGAAAGCTGGAAAGGCGATTGGGGTTTGCCgtctattgattataaatgccTCGAAGTTTtg gcTTTTGCTAGGTTTACAAACGCGCCAATTATTGTGTACAATTCAAACAATCCGTTCAAGTCTATTACTGGCCATTTGCCTGTTGTGAGTTATAATAAACGATTATTAATGAATCGGAACAGTTTAATTGATTGTCTTGACAAACAG AATCTCACACCAGATTTTGGATTGACTAGTCTTCAATTGGCTGAGGAACATGCAGCTATTAGTATGATTGATGCTCAACTTGAACCAGCATTATTGTTTGCTTG gtgGATGGACGAGAGTAACTGccttaattttactaaaccATGGTATAGAAATGCTTTAAAATTTCCATTTAATTGGTATTACCCAAATGCATATGAGAGGGAAGCCAAGCACAAAATCTATACATTGTACAATCACCTTGATTCTGACAATGACATAATGACagag ATTTACACAGAAGCCATTAAGTGTATGAATGGTCTGGAAAGTCGTTTGGGCaacaatttctattttttcggGTCACATCCTACATTATTAGATGCCGTTGCTTACAGTTATTTGGGGCCATTATTAAAAGCACCCCTTACTGACAACAAATTGCAAACACATTTAAAGACTTGTAAAAATTTATGCATTTGGATAGACAGGATAACGAGAGAATACTTCAAAATAGACTGGCAAGCGCACAAATGCaatgaaaaaaagaaactaGAAGAGTCTAAGCAACAAATGAATGTTATACCTTGGTATAAGAAAGATGAGgcaaaaaacgttttaattggAATAATTACACTCGTCACAATGGttgtatattcatttaaaattggtCTCATTAGT GTAAGCGATACAAGTGATGAGGAAGATGAAGATTGA
- the LOC113551248 gene encoding CXXC motif containing zinc binding protein isoform X2 produces the protein MFRCTNCGEESDKWIYLSQDVTVPMKGSRGQANLVTKCKMCSRDSSLDILPDSISKYTIEDSNKFKSIVTFDCRGISIIDFSPRNGFKCIGIETNTKFEDINLEEKEWVDYDERQNQPVGIYDVQHQFVTTK, from the exons ATG TTTCGATGTACAAATTGTGGTGAAGAATCGGACAAATGGATATACTTATCTCAAGAT GTAACAGTTCCAATGAAAGGGAGTAGAGGTCAAGCAAATTTAGTCACCAAATGCAAAATGTGTTCAAGAGACAGTTCATTAG atattttaccaGACTCTATTTCAAAGTATACAATAGaagattcaaataaatttaaaagtatcgtCACATTTGATTGTCGTGGTATATCAATTATTGACTTTTCGCCTAGAAATGGGTTTAAGTGTATTGGAATTGAAACCAATACTAAATTTGaagatattaatttagaagAAAAAGAATGGGTTGATTATGACGAAAGACAGAATCAGCCTGTTGGGATTTATGATGTCCAACATCAATTTGTAACcactaaataa